A single genomic interval of Rhizobium brockwellii harbors:
- a CDS encoding ferredoxin family protein produces MKAIVKRRVEDKLYQNRYLVDPGRPHISVRKHLFPTQNLIALTQVCPAKCYQLNDRRQVIIVSDGCLECGTCNVLCGPDGDIEWTYPRGGFGVLFKFG; encoded by the coding sequence ATGAAGGCCATCGTTAAACGGCGAGTTGAGGACAAGCTTTACCAGAACCGATATCTGGTTGACCCGGGCCGCCCACACATATCGGTCAGGAAACACCTGTTTCCAACCCAAAACCTGATCGCCTTGACGCAAGTGTGTCCGGCGAAATGCTACCAGCTGAACGACAGACGTCAGGTAATCATCGTTTCCGATGGCTGCCTGGAATGCGGGACGTGCAACGTGTTATGCGGACCCGACGGCGACATTGAGTGGACGTATCCACGGGGTGGGTTCGGCGTTCTCTTCAAGTTTGGATGA
- a CDS encoding NAD(P)-binding protein — MKGEKFHAIVVGAGMSGNAAAYAMAMRGLKVLQLERGEYPGSKNVQGAILYADALEKIIPDFRDDAPLERHLVEQRFWIMDGASHTGIHYRSDDFNERRPNRYTIIRAQFDRWFSAKVREAGCTVLCETLATRLKQDSRGNVTGVYTDRPGEAISADVVVLAEGVNGFLGTRGRLRETPKPDSVALAVKEMHFLPEDVIAERFGLTADEGCVIEAGGTISRGVPGLGFLYTNKESISIGIGCLVSGLAAAMERPYDLLEAFKHHPSIRPLIAGSEVKEYAAHLIPEGGFTAIPQLFGNGWVVVGDAAQLNNTAHREGSNLAMTSGYLAGKAIADVKDRGGSMVKSNLALYKSMLDSSFVIKDLMKHKEMPRFLHANSQNLFVSYPKLISKAAQSFVRVDGNSKLDKEKATSAAFLKARSRWGLISDAVRLARAWR, encoded by the coding sequence ATGAAGGGCGAGAAATTTCACGCGATTGTCGTCGGGGCAGGTATGTCGGGTAACGCGGCTGCTTATGCGATGGCCATGCGTGGTCTGAAAGTGCTGCAGTTGGAGCGCGGCGAGTACCCGGGTTCGAAGAACGTTCAAGGAGCGATACTGTACGCCGACGCGCTGGAAAAGATCATTCCAGACTTCCGCGATGACGCGCCGCTTGAACGGCATCTCGTCGAGCAGCGCTTCTGGATCATGGACGGCGCGTCGCACACCGGAATTCACTATCGGTCGGATGACTTCAACGAACGGCGGCCAAACCGATACACGATCATCCGTGCCCAATTCGATAGATGGTTCTCGGCCAAGGTGCGCGAGGCCGGATGCACCGTCCTCTGCGAAACATTGGCCACAAGGCTTAAGCAGGATTCGAGGGGCAACGTGACAGGCGTATACACCGACCGACCCGGCGAGGCCATCTCTGCCGACGTCGTGGTGCTTGCTGAGGGGGTGAACGGCTTCCTTGGAACACGAGGGCGTTTGCGCGAAACTCCCAAGCCGGACAGCGTGGCACTTGCCGTGAAAGAGATGCATTTCCTACCGGAGGACGTTATCGCAGAACGCTTCGGCCTGACTGCAGACGAAGGCTGTGTGATCGAGGCAGGCGGTACAATTTCACGGGGAGTCCCAGGGCTTGGCTTTCTATATACGAACAAGGAGTCCATCTCTATTGGAATAGGATGCCTCGTTTCCGGTTTGGCCGCGGCCATGGAAAGGCCATACGATCTGCTTGAAGCTTTCAAGCACCATCCTTCGATCCGGCCATTGATCGCCGGGTCTGAGGTGAAGGAATATGCCGCGCATCTCATTCCCGAAGGCGGTTTTACGGCTATCCCACAGCTCTTCGGCAATGGGTGGGTCGTGGTTGGAGACGCGGCCCAGTTGAACAATACCGCACATCGGGAGGGCTCGAACCTCGCAATGACATCAGGGTATCTGGCGGGAAAAGCGATTGCAGACGTAAAGGATCGCGGCGGCTCGATGGTGAAAAGCAACTTGGCTTTGTACAAGAGCATGCTCGACTCATCCTTCGTCATCAAAGATCTGATGAAGCATAAAGAGATGCCAAGGTTTCTCCATGCCAACAGCCAGAACTTGTTTGTTTCATATCCAAAGTTGATATCTAAGGCTGCGCAAAGTTTCGTCCGTGTCGACGGAAATTCAAAACTCGACAAGGAAAAGGCCACGTCCGCCGCCTTCTTGAAAGCACGATCCCGGTGGGGATTGATTTCAGACGCAGTCCGGCTCGCCCGCGCGTGGCGCTAA
- a CDS encoding electron transfer flavoprotein subunit alpha/FixB family protein, translating to MEAHQAESQSPIVSRASAKKELPRHFRDNRHVWVFIELERGQVHPVSIELLGEGRKLADKLGVQLAGVVIGTAEDLGVRSAIAEAFAYGADLAYLVESPLLSDYRNEPFTKALSDLVILHKPEILLLGATSLGRDLAGSVATTLETGLTADCTELDVDADGSLAATRPTFGGSLLCTIYTLNSRPQMATVRPRVMATPKRVTHAIGPIIRHDLMMIEEEIVTKVLGFLPDERSEKINLAYADIVVAGGLGIGTAENLERVMVLARTIGGEFGCSRPLVQKGWMEVDRQIGQTGQTIRPKLYLAAGISGAVQHRVGVEGADLIVAINTDSNAPIFDFAHVAVVADAVALLPALTAAFTRRLAPHTNRCK from the coding sequence ATGGAAGCCCACCAAGCTGAAAGTCAGTCTCCAATCGTCAGTCGCGCCAGCGCGAAGAAGGAATTGCCCAGACACTTCCGCGACAATCGGCACGTCTGGGTTTTCATCGAGCTGGAACGAGGCCAAGTGCATCCCGTGTCTATTGAACTGCTCGGTGAAGGACGCAAGCTTGCCGATAAGCTTGGCGTTCAACTGGCGGGAGTGGTTATTGGAACCGCGGAAGACCTGGGAGTTCGGTCTGCCATTGCGGAGGCGTTCGCGTACGGGGCCGATCTCGCCTATCTCGTCGAGTCGCCGCTGCTATCGGACTACCGAAACGAGCCCTTCACCAAAGCTCTCTCAGACCTGGTCATCCTTCATAAGCCGGAAATTCTGCTTCTTGGCGCCACTTCGCTTGGGCGAGATCTTGCCGGTTCTGTGGCAACTACTTTGGAAACAGGGCTTACGGCTGACTGCACCGAATTGGATGTCGATGCAGACGGCTCGCTCGCAGCGACCCGGCCCACATTTGGCGGTTCGCTGCTGTGCACGATCTACACTCTCAACTCTCGCCCGCAAATGGCGACAGTGCGACCCCGGGTCATGGCGACCCCCAAACGCGTGACCCATGCGATTGGACCTATCATTCGGCATGACTTGATGATGATTGAGGAAGAGATTGTCACAAAGGTTCTCGGCTTCCTTCCGGATGAACGATCGGAAAAAATCAACCTCGCCTATGCAGATATCGTGGTCGCTGGCGGGCTTGGTATTGGCACCGCCGAGAATCTGGAACGTGTGATGGTTCTAGCGAGGACGATTGGCGGTGAATTCGGCTGCTCCCGACCTTTGGTTCAAAAAGGTTGGATGGAGGTTGATCGACAGATTGGCCAAACGGGCCAGACGATCCGGCCCAAGCTCTATCTTGCGGCTGGAATATCAGGGGCGGTCCAACATCGGGTTGGCGTCGAAGGGGCTGATTTGATCGTTGCCATCAACACCGACAGCAACGCCCCGATATTCGATTTCGCCCATGTCGCCGTTGTGGCTGATGCAGTCGCTCTTCTGCCGGCACTGACCGCGGCGTTCACCAGGCGACTAGCGCCTCATACCAATCGATGCAAGTAA
- a CDS encoding electron transfer flavoprotein subunit beta/FixA family protein: MNIVVCIKQVPDSAQIRVHPVTNTIMRQGVPTIINPYDLFALEEALKLRDRYGGKVTVLTMGPPMAKQALEKALAYGADEAVLLSDRHFAGSDTLATSFAISRAITNLGLRHAPEIVFTGKQTIDGDTAQVGPGIARRLELQQLTYVTKIVSVDLHAREITVERRSEGGTQMLKSQLPCLISVLEGVNALRRGSVADALRAARAQIPTWRAADAGIVEIANCGLRGSPTVVKRVFAPTPRAEKAIQIKLNDDQCGPLVDEIIASIFEHQPALEASFQPNGLT, encoded by the coding sequence ATGAATATCGTGGTCTGCATAAAGCAAGTGCCTGACTCTGCACAGATCCGGGTTCATCCGGTTACGAATACCATCATGCGCCAGGGCGTGCCGACCATCATCAATCCTTATGATCTTTTCGCCTTGGAAGAAGCTCTCAAACTGCGTGACCGGTATGGGGGTAAAGTCACTGTGCTTACCATGGGCCCGCCTATGGCAAAACAAGCGCTGGAGAAAGCTCTGGCATACGGCGCAGATGAAGCGGTACTCCTGAGCGACCGTCACTTCGCCGGGTCAGACACCTTGGCAACTTCATTTGCTATCTCGCGAGCTATCACGAACCTTGGACTCCGCCATGCGCCTGAAATCGTGTTTACTGGCAAGCAGACGATCGACGGCGATACTGCGCAGGTGGGGCCGGGGATTGCCAGGCGTCTCGAACTGCAACAACTGACCTACGTAACGAAAATTGTCTCAGTCGATCTTCATGCCCGAGAGATCACGGTGGAGCGCCGTTCGGAAGGCGGCACACAAATGCTGAAGAGCCAACTGCCGTGCTTGATCAGTGTCCTTGAAGGCGTCAACGCCCTCCGTCGCGGCTCCGTCGCTGACGCGTTGCGTGCCGCACGCGCGCAAATACCGACCTGGCGTGCAGCCGACGCCGGTATTGTGGAGATAGCTAATTGCGGCTTGAGAGGATCACCGACCGTCGTCAAGCGCGTATTCGCCCCCACCCCAAGGGCCGAAAAAGCAATCCAAATCAAATTAAACGATGACCAGTGCGGTCCGCTGGTTGACGAAATAATCGCATCGATCTTCGAGCACCAGCCCGCATTGGAAGCGAGCTTTCAACCGAATGGGCTCACGTGA